A window from Balaenoptera musculus isolate JJ_BM4_2016_0621 chromosome 8, mBalMus1.pri.v3, whole genome shotgun sequence encodes these proteins:
- the KLHL35 gene encoding kelch-like protein 35 isoform X3 gives MARMLEGPVPEEPERDWGSEAPCAGSCHAQRILQTLNAYRRSSTLTDVVLRAGGRDFPCHRAALSAGSTYFRSLFAAGQPERGLAMVPVVPEAPGPAGTAVATALAVVLDYLYGAGVRLRAEDEAAAVLALAERLGVAGLREACARFLEGRLRAANSLALRRVAAAFSLASLAERCGRVLRQAFAEVARHADFLELTPDEVAALLADPALGVAHEEAVFEAAMRWVRHDPPARRGQLRRLLEHVRLPLLAPAYFLEKVEADELLQACGECRPLLLEARACFILGRETGTLRARPRRFMDLAEVIVVIGGCDRKGLLKLPFAKAYHPDSRRWTPLPGMPGFARSEFATCTLRNDIYVSGGHINSRDVWMFSSHLHTWIKVASLHKGRWRHKMAVVQGQLFVVGGFDGLQRLCSVERYDPFSNTWAAAAPLPEAVSSAAVAPCAGRLYVMGGAGRDGVSTNKVQCFDPKEDRWSLRSPAPFSQRCLEAVSLEDTIYVVGGLMSKIFTYNPGMDVWGEAAVLPSPVESCGVTVCDGKVHILGGRDDHGESTDRIFTFDPSSGQVEAQPSLQRCTSSHGCVTIVQSLGR, from the exons ATGGCCAG GATGCTGGAGGGCCCGGTGCCGGAGGAGCCGGAGCGGGATTGGGGCTCCGAGGCGCCGTGCGCGGGGTCCTGCCACGCACAGCGCATCCTGCAGACCCTGAATGCGTATCGGCGGAGCAGCACCCTCACCGACGTGGTGCTGCGTGCCGGTGGCCGCGACTTCCCATGCCACCGCGCCGCGCTCAGCGCGGGCAGCACCTACTTCCGCAGCCTGTTCGCGGCTGGGCAGCCAGAGCGTGGCCTGGCCATGGTGCCCGTGGTACCCGAGGCGCCGGGCCCGGCCGGGACAGCGGTGGCGACGGCGCTGGCCGTGGTGCTCGACTATCTGTACGGAGCGGGCGTGCGGCTGCGCGCGGAGGACGAGGCGGCTGCGGTGCTGGCGCTGGCCGAGCGGCTGGGCGTGGCGGGCTTGCGCGAGGCCTGCGCGCGTTTCCTCGAGGGTCGCCTGCGCGCCGCTAACAGCCTGGCGCTGCGTCGCGTGGCCGCTGCCTTCTCCCTCGCCTCTCTGGCCGAGCGTTGCGGCCGCGTGCTGCGCCAGGCCTTCGCCGAGGTGGCGCGCCACGCCGACTTCTTGGAGCTGACGCCCGACGAGGTGGCAGCGCTTCTGGCCGACCCAGCGCTCGGCGTGGCGCACGAGGAGGCCGTGTTCGAAGCGGCCATGCGCTGGGTGCGTCACGACCCCCCAGCCCGCCGCGGACAGCTGCGGCGCTTGCTGGAGCACGTGCGCCTGCCCTTGCTGGCGCCCGCCTATTTCCTGGAGAAGGTAGAGGCTGACGAGTTGTTGCAGGCCTGCGGCGAGTGCCGCCCGCTGCTGCTAGAGGCCCGTGCCTGCTTCATCCTGGGCCGCGAGACCGGCACACTGCGGGCCCGGCCACGGAG ATTCATGGACCTAGCTGAAGTGATTGTGGTCATCGGCGGTTGCGATCGCAAGGGGCTCCTGAAGCTGCCGTTCGCCAAAGCCTATCATCCAGACAGCCGGCGCTGGACCCCACTGCCCGGCATGCCCGGCTTCGCGCGCTCAGAGTTCGCGACCTGCACTCTCCGCAATGACATCTACGTCTCTG GAGGCCACATCAACAGCCGTGATGTGTGGATGTTTAGCTCCCATCTGCACACCTGGATCAAGGTGGCCTCGCTGCACAAGGGCAGGTGGAGGCACAAGATGGCGGTCGTGCAGGGGCAG CTGTTCGTGGTGGGTGGCTTCGACGGCCTGCAGCGCCTGTGCAGCGTGGAGCGCTATGACCCCTTCTCCAACACCTGGGCTGCTGCGGCCCCGCTCCCAGAGGCAGTGAGCTCAGCTGCCGTGGCACCCTGCGCCGGCCGGCTCTACGTGATGGGAGGCGCCGGGCGGGACGGCGTCAGCACCAACAAG GTGCAGTGCTTTGACCCCAAGGAGGACCGGTGGAGCCTGCGGTCACCAGCGCCCTTCTCGCAGCGGTGTCTCGAGGCTGTCTCCCTGGAGGACACCATCTATGTGGTTGGGGGCCTCATGAGCAAAATCTTCACCTACAACCCTGGCATGGATGTCTGGGGGGAGGCAGCTGTCCTCCCCAGCCCTGTG GAGAGCTGTGGCGTGACTGTGTGTGATGGGAAAGTCCACATCCTTGGCGGGCGGGATGATCATGGGGAAAGCACCGACAGGATCTTCACCTTTGACCCCAGCAGTGGGCAGGTGGAGGCCCAGCCATCCCTGCAGCGCTGCACCAGCTCCCATGGCTGCGTCACCATCGTCCAGAGCCTGGGCAGGTGA
- the RPS3 gene encoding 40S ribosomal protein S3 isoform X2, producing MESGAKGCEVVVSGKLRGQRAKSMKFVDGLMIHSGDPVNYYVDTAVRHVLLRQGVLGIKVKIMLPWDPTGKIGPKKPLPDHVSIVEPKDEILPTTPISEQKGGKPEPPAMPQPVPTA from the exons ATGGAGAGTGGGGCCAAAGGCTGCGAGGTCGTGGTGTCGGGGAAACTCCGAGGACAGAGGGCTAAATCCATGAAGTTTGTGGATGGCCTGATGATCCACAGTGGGGACCCTGTTAACTACTATGTTGATACTGCCGTGCGCCACGTGCTGCTCAGACAGG GTGTGCTGGGCATCAAGGTAAAGATCATGCTGCCTTGGGACCCAACTGGTAAGATTGGCCCTAAGAAGCCCCTGCCTGATCACGTGAGCATTGTGGAACCCAAAGATGAAATACTGCCCACCACTCCCATCTCCGAACAGAAGGGTGGGAAGCCAGAGCCACCTGCCATGCCTCAGCCGGTACCCACAGCATAA
- the RPS3 gene encoding 40S ribosomal protein S3 isoform X1 produces MAVQISKKRKFVADGIFKAELNEFLTRELAEDGYSGVEVRVTPTRTEIIILATRTQNVLGEKGRRIRELTAVVQKRFGFPEGSVELYAEKVATRGLCAIAQAESLRYKLLGGLAVRRACYGVLRFIMESGAKGCEVVVSGKLRGQRAKSMKFVDGLMIHSGDPVNYYVDTAVRHVLLRQGVLGIKVKIMLPWDPTGKIGPKKPLPDHVSIVEPKDEILPTTPISEQKGGKPEPPAMPQPVPTA; encoded by the exons ATGGCGGTGCAGATATCCAAGAAGAGGAAG TTTGTTGCTGACGGCATATTCAAAGCTGAACTGAATGAGTTTCTCACTCGGGAGCTGGCTGAAGATGGGTACTCCGGAGTTGAGGTCCGAGTTACACCAACCAGGACAGAAATCATTATCTTGGCCACCag GACACAGAATGTTCTTGGTGAGAAGGGCCGGCGGATCCGGGAATTGACTGCTGTGGTTCAGAAGAGATTTGGCTTCCCTGAGGGCAGTGTAGAG CTTTATGCTGAAAAGGTGGCCACAAGAGGTCTGTGTGCCATTGCCCAGGCAGAGTCTCTGCGTTACAAACTCCTAGGAGGCCTTGCTGTGCGGAG GGCCTGCTATGGTGTGCTGCGGTTCATCATGGAGAGTGGGGCCAAAGGCTGCGAGGTCGTGGTGTCGGGGAAACTCCGAGGACAGAGGGCTAAATCCATGAAGTTTGTGGATGGCCTGATGATCCACAGTGGGGACCCTGTTAACTACTATGTTGATACTGCCGTGCGCCACGTGCTGCTCAGACAGG GTGTGCTGGGCATCAAGGTAAAGATCATGCTGCCTTGGGACCCAACTGGTAAGATTGGCCCTAAGAAGCCCCTGCCTGATCACGTGAGCATTGTGGAACCCAAAGATGAAATACTGCCCACCACTCCCATCTCCGAACAGAAGGGTGGGAAGCCAGAGCCACCTGCCATGCCTCAGCCGGTACCCACAGCATAA
- the KLHL35 gene encoding kelch-like protein 35 isoform X1, which yields MARMLEGPVPEEPERDWGSEAPCAGSCHAQRILQTLNAYRRSSTLTDVVLRAGGRDFPCHRAALSAGSTYFRSLFAAGQPERGLAMVPVVPEAPGPAGTAVATALAVVLDYLYGAGVRLRAEDEAAAVLALAERLGVAGLREACARFLEGRLRAANSLALRRVAAAFSLASLAERCGRVLRQAFAEVARHADFLELTPDEVAALLADPALGVAHEEAVFEAAMRWVRHDPPARRGQLRRLLEHVRLPLLAPAYFLEKVEADELLQACGECRPLLLEARACFILGRETGTLRARPRRFMDLAEVIVVIGGCDRKGLLKLPFAKAYHPDSRRWTPLPGMPGFARSEFATCTLRNDIYVSGGHINSRDVWMFSSHLHTWIKVASLHKGRWRHKMAVVQGQLFVVGGFDGLQRLCSVERYDPFSNTWAAAAPLPEAVSSAAVAPCAGRLYVMGGAGRDGVSTNKVQCFDPKEDRWSLRSPAPFSQRCLEAVSLEDTIYVVGGLMSKIFTYNPGMDVWGEAAVLPSPVESCGVTVCDGKVHILGGRDDHGESTDRIFTFDPSSGQVEAQPSLQRCTSSHGCVTIVQSLGRNKTSFKGWVCVPAQASFAWRSNAQYLLPALTLYKAPSYVTSFTFIIAAWTF from the exons ATGGCCAG GATGCTGGAGGGCCCGGTGCCGGAGGAGCCGGAGCGGGATTGGGGCTCCGAGGCGCCGTGCGCGGGGTCCTGCCACGCACAGCGCATCCTGCAGACCCTGAATGCGTATCGGCGGAGCAGCACCCTCACCGACGTGGTGCTGCGTGCCGGTGGCCGCGACTTCCCATGCCACCGCGCCGCGCTCAGCGCGGGCAGCACCTACTTCCGCAGCCTGTTCGCGGCTGGGCAGCCAGAGCGTGGCCTGGCCATGGTGCCCGTGGTACCCGAGGCGCCGGGCCCGGCCGGGACAGCGGTGGCGACGGCGCTGGCCGTGGTGCTCGACTATCTGTACGGAGCGGGCGTGCGGCTGCGCGCGGAGGACGAGGCGGCTGCGGTGCTGGCGCTGGCCGAGCGGCTGGGCGTGGCGGGCTTGCGCGAGGCCTGCGCGCGTTTCCTCGAGGGTCGCCTGCGCGCCGCTAACAGCCTGGCGCTGCGTCGCGTGGCCGCTGCCTTCTCCCTCGCCTCTCTGGCCGAGCGTTGCGGCCGCGTGCTGCGCCAGGCCTTCGCCGAGGTGGCGCGCCACGCCGACTTCTTGGAGCTGACGCCCGACGAGGTGGCAGCGCTTCTGGCCGACCCAGCGCTCGGCGTGGCGCACGAGGAGGCCGTGTTCGAAGCGGCCATGCGCTGGGTGCGTCACGACCCCCCAGCCCGCCGCGGACAGCTGCGGCGCTTGCTGGAGCACGTGCGCCTGCCCTTGCTGGCGCCCGCCTATTTCCTGGAGAAGGTAGAGGCTGACGAGTTGTTGCAGGCCTGCGGCGAGTGCCGCCCGCTGCTGCTAGAGGCCCGTGCCTGCTTCATCCTGGGCCGCGAGACCGGCACACTGCGGGCCCGGCCACGGAG ATTCATGGACCTAGCTGAAGTGATTGTGGTCATCGGCGGTTGCGATCGCAAGGGGCTCCTGAAGCTGCCGTTCGCCAAAGCCTATCATCCAGACAGCCGGCGCTGGACCCCACTGCCCGGCATGCCCGGCTTCGCGCGCTCAGAGTTCGCGACCTGCACTCTCCGCAATGACATCTACGTCTCTG GAGGCCACATCAACAGCCGTGATGTGTGGATGTTTAGCTCCCATCTGCACACCTGGATCAAGGTGGCCTCGCTGCACAAGGGCAGGTGGAGGCACAAGATGGCGGTCGTGCAGGGGCAG CTGTTCGTGGTGGGTGGCTTCGACGGCCTGCAGCGCCTGTGCAGCGTGGAGCGCTATGACCCCTTCTCCAACACCTGGGCTGCTGCGGCCCCGCTCCCAGAGGCAGTGAGCTCAGCTGCCGTGGCACCCTGCGCCGGCCGGCTCTACGTGATGGGAGGCGCCGGGCGGGACGGCGTCAGCACCAACAAG GTGCAGTGCTTTGACCCCAAGGAGGACCGGTGGAGCCTGCGGTCACCAGCGCCCTTCTCGCAGCGGTGTCTCGAGGCTGTCTCCCTGGAGGACACCATCTATGTGGTTGGGGGCCTCATGAGCAAAATCTTCACCTACAACCCTGGCATGGATGTCTGGGGGGAGGCAGCTGTCCTCCCCAGCCCTGTG GAGAGCTGTGGCGTGACTGTGTGTGATGGGAAAGTCCACATCCTTGGCGGGCGGGATGATCATGGGGAAAGCACCGACAGGATCTTCACCTTTGACCCCAGCAGTGGGCAGGTGGAGGCCCAGCCATCCCTGCAGCGCTGCACCAGCTCCCATGGCTGCGTCACCATCGTCCAGAGCCTGGGCAG AAATAAAACCTCCTTCAAAGGTTGGGTCTGTGTTCCAGCTCAAGCCTCCTTTGCCTGGAGAAGTAATGCCCAATATCTGCTCCCTGCTTTGACTCTTTACAAAGCACCTTCATATGTTACCTCATTTACCTTCATAATAGCAGcgtggacattttaa
- the KLHL35 gene encoding kelch-like protein 35 isoform X2 gives MLEGPVPEEPERDWGSEAPCAGSCHAQRILQTLNAYRRSSTLTDVVLRAGGRDFPCHRAALSAGSTYFRSLFAAGQPERGLAMVPVVPEAPGPAGTAVATALAVVLDYLYGAGVRLRAEDEAAAVLALAERLGVAGLREACARFLEGRLRAANSLALRRVAAAFSLASLAERCGRVLRQAFAEVARHADFLELTPDEVAALLADPALGVAHEEAVFEAAMRWVRHDPPARRGQLRRLLEHVRLPLLAPAYFLEKVEADELLQACGECRPLLLEARACFILGRETGTLRARPRRFMDLAEVIVVIGGCDRKGLLKLPFAKAYHPDSRRWTPLPGMPGFARSEFATCTLRNDIYVSGGHINSRDVWMFSSHLHTWIKVASLHKGRWRHKMAVVQGQLFVVGGFDGLQRLCSVERYDPFSNTWAAAAPLPEAVSSAAVAPCAGRLYVMGGAGRDGVSTNKVQCFDPKEDRWSLRSPAPFSQRCLEAVSLEDTIYVVGGLMSKIFTYNPGMDVWGEAAVLPSPVESCGVTVCDGKVHILGGRDDHGESTDRIFTFDPSSGQVEAQPSLQRCTSSHGCVTIVQSLGRNKTSFKGWVCVPAQASFAWRSNAQYLLPALTLYKAPSYVTSFTFIIAAWTF, from the exons ATGCTGGAGGGCCCGGTGCCGGAGGAGCCGGAGCGGGATTGGGGCTCCGAGGCGCCGTGCGCGGGGTCCTGCCACGCACAGCGCATCCTGCAGACCCTGAATGCGTATCGGCGGAGCAGCACCCTCACCGACGTGGTGCTGCGTGCCGGTGGCCGCGACTTCCCATGCCACCGCGCCGCGCTCAGCGCGGGCAGCACCTACTTCCGCAGCCTGTTCGCGGCTGGGCAGCCAGAGCGTGGCCTGGCCATGGTGCCCGTGGTACCCGAGGCGCCGGGCCCGGCCGGGACAGCGGTGGCGACGGCGCTGGCCGTGGTGCTCGACTATCTGTACGGAGCGGGCGTGCGGCTGCGCGCGGAGGACGAGGCGGCTGCGGTGCTGGCGCTGGCCGAGCGGCTGGGCGTGGCGGGCTTGCGCGAGGCCTGCGCGCGTTTCCTCGAGGGTCGCCTGCGCGCCGCTAACAGCCTGGCGCTGCGTCGCGTGGCCGCTGCCTTCTCCCTCGCCTCTCTGGCCGAGCGTTGCGGCCGCGTGCTGCGCCAGGCCTTCGCCGAGGTGGCGCGCCACGCCGACTTCTTGGAGCTGACGCCCGACGAGGTGGCAGCGCTTCTGGCCGACCCAGCGCTCGGCGTGGCGCACGAGGAGGCCGTGTTCGAAGCGGCCATGCGCTGGGTGCGTCACGACCCCCCAGCCCGCCGCGGACAGCTGCGGCGCTTGCTGGAGCACGTGCGCCTGCCCTTGCTGGCGCCCGCCTATTTCCTGGAGAAGGTAGAGGCTGACGAGTTGTTGCAGGCCTGCGGCGAGTGCCGCCCGCTGCTGCTAGAGGCCCGTGCCTGCTTCATCCTGGGCCGCGAGACCGGCACACTGCGGGCCCGGCCACGGAG ATTCATGGACCTAGCTGAAGTGATTGTGGTCATCGGCGGTTGCGATCGCAAGGGGCTCCTGAAGCTGCCGTTCGCCAAAGCCTATCATCCAGACAGCCGGCGCTGGACCCCACTGCCCGGCATGCCCGGCTTCGCGCGCTCAGAGTTCGCGACCTGCACTCTCCGCAATGACATCTACGTCTCTG GAGGCCACATCAACAGCCGTGATGTGTGGATGTTTAGCTCCCATCTGCACACCTGGATCAAGGTGGCCTCGCTGCACAAGGGCAGGTGGAGGCACAAGATGGCGGTCGTGCAGGGGCAG CTGTTCGTGGTGGGTGGCTTCGACGGCCTGCAGCGCCTGTGCAGCGTGGAGCGCTATGACCCCTTCTCCAACACCTGGGCTGCTGCGGCCCCGCTCCCAGAGGCAGTGAGCTCAGCTGCCGTGGCACCCTGCGCCGGCCGGCTCTACGTGATGGGAGGCGCCGGGCGGGACGGCGTCAGCACCAACAAG GTGCAGTGCTTTGACCCCAAGGAGGACCGGTGGAGCCTGCGGTCACCAGCGCCCTTCTCGCAGCGGTGTCTCGAGGCTGTCTCCCTGGAGGACACCATCTATGTGGTTGGGGGCCTCATGAGCAAAATCTTCACCTACAACCCTGGCATGGATGTCTGGGGGGAGGCAGCTGTCCTCCCCAGCCCTGTG GAGAGCTGTGGCGTGACTGTGTGTGATGGGAAAGTCCACATCCTTGGCGGGCGGGATGATCATGGGGAAAGCACCGACAGGATCTTCACCTTTGACCCCAGCAGTGGGCAGGTGGAGGCCCAGCCATCCCTGCAGCGCTGCACCAGCTCCCATGGCTGCGTCACCATCGTCCAGAGCCTGGGCAG AAATAAAACCTCCTTCAAAGGTTGGGTCTGTGTTCCAGCTCAAGCCTCCTTTGCCTGGAGAAGTAATGCCCAATATCTGCTCCCTGCTTTGACTCTTTACAAAGCACCTTCATATGTTACCTCATTTACCTTCATAATAGCAGcgtggacattttaa